Proteins co-encoded in one Pleurodeles waltl isolate 20211129_DDA chromosome 2_2, aPleWal1.hap1.20221129, whole genome shotgun sequence genomic window:
- the LOC138275211 gene encoding GTPase IMAP family member 5-like, translated as MMRRVDADTPDYGSRAENNELTILLIGSPGAGKSATGNSILGEKRFMSRPSAVSVTLQCEVGVCVRNGRRLVVVDTPGFLSSNRPEEVRSDVSQCLELCGPGPHAIVLVLQTGRFTEEERDAVQRVQDLFGRHALNHMLIVFTREDDLEDKTIGAFVSEAEPRLRNLITKCGGRFCAFNNRATGEENDTQVSTLITKIEEVKRKRGRYIRLAPTSWPEALRNLCNKGMAIGVVLGLIVALAVIAAEEGKYSFLLVLVPGLLGPVGGGLWSLCENSSSHFRGPRI; from the coding sequence ATACACCGGACTATGGCTCACGTGCTGAAAATAATGAGCTGACCATTTTACTGATTGGAAGTCCTGGAGCAGGGAAAAGCGCCACCGGAAACTCCATCCTCGGAGAGAAGCGCTTTATGTCCAGACCCTCAGCAGTGTCAGTGACTTTGCAGTGTGAGGTGGGGGTCTGTGTGCGGAATGGGAGgcgcctggtggtggtggacacccctGGGTTCTTGAGCAGTAACAGACCAGAAGAAGTGAGGAGCGATGTGAGTCAATGTCTGGAGCTCTGTGGTCCTGGTCCCCATGCGATAGTCCTTGTCCTCCAGACTGGAAGGTTCACCGAAGAAGAGAGGGATGCAGTTCAGAGGGTCCAGGATCTGTTTGGACGCCACGCGCTGAATCACATGCTCATAGTATTCACCCGGGAAGACGATCTGGAAGATAAAACGATAGGTGCATTTGTTTCAGAAGCTGAGCCAAGACTCAGAAACTTAATTACAAAATGTGGAGGTCGTTTCTGCGCCTTCAACAACAGGGCGACTGGAGAGGAGAACGACACACAGGTGTCTACATTGATTACAAAAATAGAAGAAGttaagaggaagagggggagataTATTCGTCTCGCTCCTACTTCTTGGCCTGAAGCTCTTAGAAACCTCTGCAACAAAGGCATGGCAATAGGAGTTGTTCTGGGGTTGATTGTTGCACTAGCAGTCATTGCAGCTGAAGAGGGGAAATATTCATTCCTGCTGGTGCTCGTGCCTGGTCTGTTGGGTCCCGTGGGAGGGGGGCTTTGGTCCTTGTGCGAAAATAGTTCATCACATTTCCGTGGTCCCAGGATTTAA